From Ptychodera flava strain L36383 chromosome 2, AS_Pfla_20210202, whole genome shotgun sequence, the proteins below share one genomic window:
- the LOC139149881 gene encoding zinc finger protein 154-like: MNVQSVVKHSNKGALLQHMLIHSGVRPHECTQCGKTFTLKYGLRKHMLIHSGVRQHECTECGKTFTWKGSLKRHLLTHSEIKPHKCGECGKTFKRKDQVLNHMLIHSGVRPHECKECGKTFTHKSSLKKHMLIHSGVRPHECKECGKTFTQKGHLKNHMLIHSCV, translated from the coding sequence ATGAATGTACAAAGTGTGGTCAAACATTCAAACAAAGGAGCACTCTTACAACATATGTTGATCCActctggtgtcagaccacatgaatgtacacagtgtggtaaaacattcacactgaAGTACGGACTTAGAaagcatatgttgatccattctggtgtcagacaacatgaatgtacagagtgtggtaaaacattcacatggAAGGGCAGTCTTAAAAGGCACTTGCTGACTCATTCAGAGATCAAACCTCATAAATGCggagagtgtggtaaaacatttaaaaggaaGGACCAGGTACTCAACCATATGTTAATCCActctggtgtcagaccacacgaatgtaaagagtgtggtaaaacatttacacacaagaGCAGTCTTAAAaagcatatgttgatccattctggtgtcagaccacatgaatgtaaagagtgtggtaaaacattcacacagaagGGCCATCTTAAAaaccatatgttgatccattcttgTGTCTGA
- the LOC139119348 gene encoding gastrula zinc finger protein XlCGF57.1-like isoform X2, with protein sequence MKSAEIMNKDCPLSDLEPCERTNCNGGGGTGSAFNNNCGVPQACQDASIIVQSIMQNCCITWEYGMSNQENSIKDLNPWYEGNHIEHQSTLHKDPFRLMECHSHNGDSYDGEVSTDCGKNYVKNSNDGAHNLNSRAQEIECGESVETFRDNMYLKRLAVINSDLPPFKHSECSETLIQNDNRQTHVLTNSNIRRYKCKECDKTFTKKGNLKSHMQSHSEIISNKCRECGKSFQRKAHVLNHMLIHSGVRPHECAECGKTFTQKGSLNSHMLTHTGTRPHECTKCGQKFIRKDTLQSHMLIHSGVRPHECSECGKTFARKSNLNSHMLTHTGTRPYKCSECGKTFARKSNLNSHMLTHTGTRQYACTKCGQKFTQKGSLTSHMLIHSGVRPHECAECGKSFTERGTLKSHMLTHTGIRQHECTKCGQKFAHREV encoded by the exons ATGAAATCGGCGGAAATAATGAACAAGGACTGTCCTCTTTCGGATTTGGAGCCCTGTGAGAGAACGAACTGCAATGGCGGCGGTGGAACTGGAAGTGCATTCAATAACAACTGTGGCGTACCACAAGCCTGTCAAG ATGCATCAATAATTGTACAGAGCATTATGCAAAACTGCTGTATAACATGGGAATATGGTATGTCCAACCAAGAGAACAGCATCAAAGACCTGAATCCATGGTATGAGGGCAATCATATTGAACACCAATCTACATTACACAAAGATCCCTTCCGTTTGATGGAGTGCCATTCTCATAATGGGGACAGCTATGATGGTGAAGTCAGCACTGACTGTGGTAAAAATTATGTGAAAAACAGCAATGATGGAGCACATAACTTGAACTCAAGGGCACAAGAAATTGAATGTGGAGAAAGTGTTGAGACCTTCAGAGACAACATGTATCTCAAGAGGCTTGCAGTAATCAATTCTGATCTCCCGCCATTCAAACACAGTGAGTGCAGTGAAACATTAATTCAGAATGACAATCGTcagacacatgttttgaccaactCAAATATCAGACGATATAAATGCAAGGAGTGTGATAAAACGTTTACAAAGAAGGGCAATCTTAAAAGTCATATGCAGAGCCATTCAGAGATCATATCCAATAAATGCAGAGAGTGTGGAAAATCATTCCAAAGGAAGGCCCATGTACTCaaccatatgttgatccattctggtgtcagaccacaCGAATGTGcagaatgtggtaaaacattcacacagaagGGCAGTCTGAACAGCCATATGTTGACCCATACCGGTACCAGACCGCATGAATGTACAAAGTGTGGTCAAAAATTCATACGAAAGGACACTCTTCAAAGTCATATGttaatccattctggtgtcagaccacatgaatgttcAGAGTGTGGTAAGACATTTGCACGGAAGAGCAATCTTAACAGCCATATGTTGACCCATACCGGTACCAGACCATATAAATGTTCAGAGTGTGGTAAGACATTTGCACGGAAGAGCAATCTTAACAGCCATATGTTGACCCATACCGGTACCAGACAGTATGCATGTACAAAGTGTGGtcaaaaattcacacaaaaggGCAGTCTTACAAGTCATATGTTAATCCATTCTGgcgtcagaccacatgaatgtgcAGAGTGTGGTAAGTCATTCACAGAGAGGGGCACCCTTAAAAGCCATATGTTGACTCATACTGGTatcagacaacatgaatgtaCAAAGTGTGGTCAAAAGTTCGCACATAGGGAAGTCTAA
- the LOC139119348 gene encoding gastrula zinc finger protein XlCGF57.1-like isoform X1: MKSAEIMNKDCPLSDLEPCERTNCNGGGGTGSAFNNNCGVPQACQECCAIFKSLKHFDNVHELVKPLETLTEKLCQRYQDNTLSMEDASIIVQSIMQNCCITWEYGMSNQENSIKDLNPWYEGNHIEHQSTLHKDPFRLMECHSHNGDSYDGEVSTDCGKNYVKNSNDGAHNLNSRAQEIECGESVETFRDNMYLKRLAVINSDLPPFKHSECSETLIQNDNRQTHVLTNSNIRRYKCKECDKTFTKKGNLKSHMQSHSEIISNKCRECGKSFQRKAHVLNHMLIHSGVRPHECAECGKTFTQKGSLNSHMLTHTGTRPHECTKCGQKFIRKDTLQSHMLIHSGVRPHECSECGKTFARKSNLNSHMLTHTGTRPYKCSECGKTFARKSNLNSHMLTHTGTRQYACTKCGQKFTQKGSLTSHMLIHSGVRPHECAECGKSFTERGTLKSHMLTHTGIRQHECTKCGQKFAHREV; encoded by the exons ATGAAATCGGCGGAAATAATGAACAAGGACTGTCCTCTTTCGGATTTGGAGCCCTGTGAGAGAACGAACTGCAATGGCGGCGGTGGAACTGGAAGTGCATTCAATAACAACTGTGGCGTACCACAAGCCTGTCAAG AGTGTTGtgcaattttcaagtctctAAAACATTTCGACAATGTGCATGAGCTAGTGAAACCATTAGAGACACTGACTGAAAAGCTGTGTCAACGTTATCAAGACAATACATTATCAATGGAAG ATGCATCAATAATTGTACAGAGCATTATGCAAAACTGCTGTATAACATGGGAATATGGTATGTCCAACCAAGAGAACAGCATCAAAGACCTGAATCCATGGTATGAGGGCAATCATATTGAACACCAATCTACATTACACAAAGATCCCTTCCGTTTGATGGAGTGCCATTCTCATAATGGGGACAGCTATGATGGTGAAGTCAGCACTGACTGTGGTAAAAATTATGTGAAAAACAGCAATGATGGAGCACATAACTTGAACTCAAGGGCACAAGAAATTGAATGTGGAGAAAGTGTTGAGACCTTCAGAGACAACATGTATCTCAAGAGGCTTGCAGTAATCAATTCTGATCTCCCGCCATTCAAACACAGTGAGTGCAGTGAAACATTAATTCAGAATGACAATCGTcagacacatgttttgaccaactCAAATATCAGACGATATAAATGCAAGGAGTGTGATAAAACGTTTACAAAGAAGGGCAATCTTAAAAGTCATATGCAGAGCCATTCAGAGATCATATCCAATAAATGCAGAGAGTGTGGAAAATCATTCCAAAGGAAGGCCCATGTACTCaaccatatgttgatccattctggtgtcagaccacaCGAATGTGcagaatgtggtaaaacattcacacagaagGGCAGTCTGAACAGCCATATGTTGACCCATACCGGTACCAGACCGCATGAATGTACAAAGTGTGGTCAAAAATTCATACGAAAGGACACTCTTCAAAGTCATATGttaatccattctggtgtcagaccacatgaatgttcAGAGTGTGGTAAGACATTTGCACGGAAGAGCAATCTTAACAGCCATATGTTGACCCATACCGGTACCAGACCATATAAATGTTCAGAGTGTGGTAAGACATTTGCACGGAAGAGCAATCTTAACAGCCATATGTTGACCCATACCGGTACCAGACAGTATGCATGTACAAAGTGTGGtcaaaaattcacacaaaaggGCAGTCTTACAAGTCATATGTTAATCCATTCTGgcgtcagaccacatgaatgtgcAGAGTGTGGTAAGTCATTCACAGAGAGGGGCACCCTTAAAAGCCATATGTTGACTCATACTGGTatcagacaacatgaatgtaCAAAGTGTGGTCAAAAGTTCGCACATAGGGAAGTCTAA